One window of Hymenobacter sp. BRD128 genomic DNA carries:
- a CDS encoding RluA family pseudouridine synthase, whose translation MKPPKFQDLILFENDDYIVVNKPPFLSTLDERIGVAPSLLRLAREYADDAQVGHRLDRDTSGALVLAKHPEAYRHISMQFENREVNKVYHAVTWGAPPLDKFVVERNIETTKSGKARLAFKGKPAETRFTLLETYARHALVQCEPVTGRMHQIRLHLAYVETPIVGDHLYGGEDFFLSSLKKKFNLKEGETEQPFIKRFALHAKELGFTGLAGEAIKIDAPYPKDFRVLVETLRQYR comes from the coding sequence ATGAAGCCACCTAAGTTCCAAGACCTCATTCTGTTTGAGAACGACGATTATATTGTCGTCAACAAGCCGCCGTTTCTTTCCACGCTCGACGAGCGCATTGGCGTGGCGCCCAGCCTGCTGCGGCTAGCCCGCGAGTACGCCGACGATGCCCAGGTAGGCCACCGCCTCGACCGCGATACCAGCGGCGCGCTGGTGCTGGCCAAGCACCCCGAGGCCTACCGGCACATTTCGATGCAGTTTGAAAACCGGGAGGTAAATAAGGTGTACCACGCCGTGACCTGGGGCGCGCCGCCGCTCGATAAGTTTGTGGTCGAGCGCAATATCGAAACCACTAAGAGCGGCAAGGCCCGGCTAGCCTTCAAGGGCAAGCCTGCCGAAACCCGCTTCACGCTGCTTGAAACCTACGCCCGCCACGCCCTCGTGCAGTGCGAGCCCGTAACCGGCCGCATGCACCAGATTCGTTTGCACCTAGCCTACGTCGAAACGCCCATTGTGGGCGACCACCTCTACGGCGGTGAGGACTTTTTCCTGTCCTCGCTCAAGAAAAAATTCAACCTGAAAGAGGGCGAAACCGAGCAGCCCTTCATCAAACGGTTTGCCTTGCACGCCAAGGAGCTTGGTTTTACGGGGCTGGCGGGCGAGGCCATCAAGATTGATGCGCCCTATCCGAAGGATTTTCGGGTACTGGTCGAGACGCTGCGGCAGTACCGTTGA
- a CDS encoding Brp/Blh family beta-carotene 15,15'-dioxygenase, producing the protein MPALPVAKSFPQYFSYLAVAGASGVGLVFPGAAPAMLGPILLVGLVVLGLAHGACDQLVLPAIRQINGGQRVYLVRFVLGYLSLAAVAGLGWWYWPGAAVSAFFLLTVWHWGSADAPARPGQRALWLLHSLLRGALLLAVPARWWPAEMQYSVNGLLAFAGAAPLSPAWLAGMAHGLWPVVGIGHLVLWACYAKQQEAQRCYTDAFEVLLLSTLFITVPPMLSLGVYFVFWHSLQHILRLNRVFGYVAAGPRRTWAALGQEVVFFIRRAFPLLLLSLAVPLALYLLLPTRLAALDTLLGIAVVTAAILTLPHALLVSVALDAGKWRAAKNRP; encoded by the coding sequence ATGCCTGCTTTGCCAGTCGCCAAGTCGTTTCCGCAGTATTTTTCTTACCTGGCCGTAGCAGGGGCTAGCGGGGTGGGCCTGGTTTTTCCCGGTGCTGCCCCAGCTATGTTGGGGCCGATACTACTGGTGGGCCTGGTAGTGTTGGGCCTGGCACACGGAGCTTGCGACCAGCTTGTGCTACCCGCAATAAGGCAAATCAACGGGGGCCAGCGGGTTTATTTAGTAAGATTTGTGCTGGGCTACCTAAGCTTGGCGGCAGTGGCCGGCCTTGGCTGGTGGTACTGGCCCGGTGCAGCAGTAAGTGCATTCTTCCTCCTTACTGTTTGGCACTGGGGCTCGGCCGATGCGCCGGCCCGGCCGGGCCAGCGGGCGCTGTGGCTGCTGCACAGCCTGTTGCGCGGAGCACTGCTGCTGGCTGTGCCAGCGCGGTGGTGGCCCGCCGAGATGCAGTACAGCGTCAATGGCCTGCTGGCATTTGCGGGGGCCGCTCCGCTCAGCCCCGCTTGGCTCGCGGGCATGGCGCATGGGCTTTGGCCCGTGGTAGGCATTGGGCACTTGGTATTGTGGGCCTGCTACGCAAAGCAGCAGGAAGCTCAGCGTTGCTATACCGATGCCTTCGAAGTGCTGTTGCTCAGTACCTTATTCATAACTGTGCCGCCTATGCTGAGCCTGGGCGTGTATTTTGTTTTCTGGCATAGCTTGCAGCACATTCTGCGCCTGAATCGGGTGTTCGGCTACGTGGCAGCGGGGCCACGCCGAACTTGGGCTGCCCTGGGTCAGGAGGTGGTCTTTTTTATTCGGCGTGCTTTCCCGTTACTGCTACTAAGCCTGGCCGTACCACTAGCATTATACCTGCTGCTTCCTACTAGGCTAGCCGCCCTCGATACGCTGCTGGGGATTGCCGTCGTCACGGCGGCCATCCTGACCTTGCCGCACGCGCTGCTGGTAAGCGTGGCCCTTGACGCGGGCAAGTGGCGCGCCGCAAAAAACAGACCCTAG
- a CDS encoding BLUF domain-containing protein, with protein MHQLDLKLVYVIEDNPITAATTKVLLEKALHEPEVQLYTNGQRALNQLVQTLEAKMTLPDLVLLDLNMPLMDGWEFLDAFASLPLTHPVCVLLLTSSINPEDRAKAARYQSVAGYFSKPLDARILSRILRLHWEANGPGHRAPIVPDNLHYLVYQSYATVPFGDLQLAKLLTQSRAFNASNGLTGLLLYSHGNIVQVLEGSKANVHAVFSRIVQDPRHTHIIKLADGAAPHRLFTQWSMGFRAMSPADFRHLTGYINPEQEDYLARSPGLPDTELHVLLTNFVDENDLSEAL; from the coding sequence ATGCATCAACTTGACTTGAAACTGGTCTACGTGATTGAGGACAATCCCATCACTGCGGCCACTACTAAAGTGCTATTGGAAAAAGCCTTGCACGAGCCCGAGGTGCAGCTTTATACGAATGGCCAGCGAGCACTAAACCAATTGGTGCAAACGCTCGAGGCAAAGATGACCTTGCCCGACCTCGTCTTGCTGGACCTGAATATGCCCTTGATGGACGGCTGGGAATTTTTAGATGCTTTTGCCAGCTTGCCCCTGACCCACCCCGTATGCGTGCTGCTGCTGACTTCTTCGATTAATCCGGAGGACCGGGCAAAAGCTGCTCGCTACCAGTCTGTGGCTGGCTATTTCTCCAAACCACTCGATGCCAGAATTTTATCGAGAATTTTGCGCTTGCATTGGGAGGCCAACGGGCCGGGCCATCGGGCACCGATAGTGCCGGACAACCTACACTATCTGGTTTACCAAAGCTATGCCACTGTGCCATTCGGCGACTTGCAGCTGGCGAAACTGCTTACCCAATCCCGCGCTTTCAACGCTTCTAATGGCTTGACTGGACTGTTACTTTACAGCCACGGGAATATTGTGCAGGTATTGGAAGGAAGCAAAGCCAATGTGCACGCCGTTTTTTCGCGTATTGTGCAAGACCCTCGCCACACGCACATTATAAAGCTGGCCGATGGCGCGGCCCCTCACCGCTTATTCACGCAATGGTCGATGGGATTCCGAGCGATGAGCCCGGCCGATTTTCGGCATTTGACCGGGTATATCAATCCTGAGCAGGAAGACTACTTAGCGCGCAGCCCTGGCCTGCCAGATACCGAGCTGCACGTGCTGCTCACCAACTTCGTTGACGAGAACGACTTGTCCGAGGCACTATAG
- the rpsB gene encoding 30S ribosomal protein S2, producing MAQSTTYKELLDAGAHFGHLTRKWDPKMAPYIFMEKNGIHIIDLNKTLASLDYAANAIRNIAKSGRKIMFVATKKQAQEIVQTEAQRLKMPFVTDRWLGGMLTNFATIRKSLKKMATIDKMVKENTAFAALAKREKLMMNREREKLERVMGGISDLSRLPAALFVVDVKREHIAVKEAQKLGIPVFAIVDTNSNPELVQFPIPANDDASKSIQLIMNVIGKAIEDGLSERKVDKEDADRKEADEAAIAEKTEADNEG from the coding sequence ATGGCTCAGTCCACCACCTATAAAGAGCTGCTTGACGCGGGTGCCCACTTTGGCCACCTTACGCGCAAGTGGGACCCGAAAATGGCGCCGTACATCTTCATGGAGAAGAACGGCATCCATATTATCGACCTGAACAAGACGCTGGCTTCGCTCGATTACGCTGCCAATGCTATTCGCAACATCGCGAAGAGCGGCCGCAAAATCATGTTCGTCGCCACCAAAAAGCAGGCCCAGGAGATTGTGCAGACGGAGGCGCAGCGCCTTAAGATGCCTTTCGTGACGGACCGCTGGCTGGGCGGGATGCTGACGAACTTCGCCACCATCCGCAAGTCGCTGAAGAAGATGGCTACCATCGACAAGATGGTGAAAGAAAACACCGCTTTTGCGGCCCTAGCCAAGCGCGAGAAACTCATGATGAATCGTGAGCGCGAGAAGCTGGAGCGCGTAATGGGTGGTATCTCGGACCTGAGCCGCCTGCCTGCTGCCCTGTTTGTGGTAGACGTGAAGCGCGAGCACATTGCCGTGAAAGAAGCGCAGAAATTGGGCATCCCGGTTTTCGCTATCGTGGATACCAACTCGAACCCCGAGCTGGTGCAGTTCCCCATCCCGGCCAACGACGACGCCTCGAAGTCTATCCAGCTCATTATGAACGTGATTGGCAAGGCTATCGAAGACGGACTGTCGGAGCGTAAAGTTGACAAAGAAGACGCTGACCGCAAAGAAGCCGATGAGGCAGCTATCGCGGAGAAGACGGAAGCTGATAACGAAGGCTAA
- a CDS encoding cell wall metabolism sensor histidine kinase WalK — translation MNLSSRTIAVLIALLVAGVLTACTYWVPRLPTHQAFLAGGITVAACFLLVYLSFEALIFREINGIYSRLEHIKRKEFKRLSNKFLFRPEPLRRIGDEIVEMAERRQQELDELKRLQALRREFLADVSHELKTPLFAAQGFVHTILDEEEDNGEAGMEPAMRRKFLQRAAASLDALDTLVQDLVTISQLEKGVIRMRRQRFDLVALVQELFELLEQQAQRRGTTMELFPPHLAEREMPVIADRNRIRQVLINLIDNAIKYGREHNGHVVVALTPGRNGVRVAVRDNGAGIAPEHQARIFERFYRVDKSRSRSAGGSGLGLAISKHIVEAHKSTIHIKSVLNEGTTMEFKLPRPKEVKQLA, via the coding sequence ATGAACCTCTCTTCCCGCACCATTGCCGTTTTGATTGCGCTGCTGGTGGCGGGGGTGCTCACTGCCTGCACGTACTGGGTGCCTCGGCTGCCCACGCACCAGGCTTTTCTGGCGGGCGGCATCACGGTAGCCGCCTGTTTTCTGCTAGTTTATTTATCGTTTGAAGCGCTGATTTTCCGAGAAATAAACGGCATCTACTCGCGCCTGGAGCACATCAAGCGCAAGGAATTTAAACGCCTGAGTAACAAGTTTTTATTCCGCCCCGAGCCGCTGCGGCGCATCGGTGATGAGATAGTGGAGATGGCCGAGCGCCGCCAGCAGGAGCTTGATGAGCTCAAGCGCCTACAAGCGCTACGCCGCGAGTTTCTGGCCGACGTATCGCACGAGCTGAAGACGCCGCTCTTTGCCGCCCAGGGCTTCGTGCACACTATTTTGGACGAAGAAGAAGACAATGGGGAAGCCGGCATGGAGCCGGCCATGCGCCGCAAGTTTTTGCAGCGCGCCGCCGCCAGCCTCGACGCGCTCGATACCCTGGTGCAGGACCTAGTCACGATTTCGCAGCTCGAAAAAGGCGTTATCCGCATGCGCCGCCAGCGTTTCGACTTGGTAGCGCTGGTGCAGGAGTTGTTTGAGCTGCTGGAGCAGCAGGCCCAGCGGCGCGGCACCACGATGGAGTTGTTTCCGCCGCACTTGGCCGAGCGCGAAATGCCCGTCATTGCCGACCGAAATCGCATCCGCCAGGTACTTATCAACTTAATTGACAATGCGATAAAGTACGGCCGTGAGCATAATGGCCATGTGGTAGTAGCCCTCACCCCTGGCCGCAACGGGGTGCGCGTGGCTGTGCGCGACAATGGGGCCGGCATTGCGCCCGAGCACCAGGCGCGCATCTTCGAGCGCTTCTACCGCGTCGATAAAAGCCGCTCGCGCTCGGCCGGCGGCTCGGGGCTGGGGCTAGCCATCAGCAAGCACATTGTGGAGGCGCATAAATCTACTATTCACATTAAGAGCGTGCTGAATGAGGGCACGACGATGGAGTTTAAGCTGCCCCGGCCCAAGGAGGTAAAACAACTAGCCTAG
- the tsf gene encoding translation elongation factor Ts, translating to MAAITAADVNKLRTMTGAGMMDCKKALTEANGDFEAARDILRKQGQKIADKRADNATSEGLVLVNVSADGTTGKLVALACETESVAKVADFRTLVQQILDTAVKTNVGTKEDLLAAKEADGRTVQEHITELTGKIGEKLDLTYTTLTAEKVASYIHSDNKKGVLVGLKNVGSADVAAIGRDVAMQIVAMKPVAVDKDGVDSATVEREIEIGKEQARAEGKPEAMLEKIAQGKLNKFYKENTLLNQEFVKDNSLTIAQLLDKESKGMTVSDFKRVAIGA from the coding sequence ATGGCCGCTATCACCGCCGCAGACGTAAACAAGCTCCGCACCATGACCGGCGCGGGCATGATGGATTGCAAAAAAGCCCTGACCGAGGCTAACGGCGACTTCGAAGCCGCCCGCGACATTCTGCGTAAGCAGGGTCAGAAAATCGCCGACAAGCGTGCTGACAACGCCACGTCGGAAGGCCTCGTGCTGGTAAACGTGAGCGCCGACGGCACCACTGGCAAGCTGGTGGCCCTGGCTTGCGAAACCGAGTCGGTAGCTAAAGTAGCTGACTTCCGCACGCTGGTGCAGCAAATCCTAGACACGGCCGTAAAAACGAACGTGGGCACTAAGGAAGACCTGCTGGCTGCCAAAGAGGCCGACGGCCGCACCGTGCAGGAGCACATCACGGAGCTGACCGGCAAAATCGGCGAGAAGCTCGACCTCACCTATACCACCCTCACCGCCGAGAAAGTGGCTTCGTATATTCACTCGGATAACAAGAAGGGCGTACTCGTGGGCCTGAAGAACGTGGGCAGCGCCGACGTAGCGGCCATTGGCCGTGACGTGGCGATGCAAATCGTGGCTATGAAGCCCGTGGCCGTTGACAAAGACGGGGTGGACTCGGCTACGGTAGAGCGCGAAATCGAAATCGGCAAAGAGCAGGCGCGCGCCGAAGGCAAGCCCGAAGCGATGCTGGAGAAAATCGCCCAAGGCAAGCTGAACAAGTTCTACAAGGAGAACACCCTCCTGAACCAGGAATTTGTAAAAGACAACTCGCTGACAATCGCCCAGCTGCTCGACAAAGAGTCGAAAGGCATGACGGTATCGGACTTCAAGCGCGTAGCCATCGGCGCGTAG
- the rplM gene encoding 50S ribosomal protein L13: MDHLSFKTTHVNKANAQKAWVIIDASVAPLGRVCSQIANVLRGKHKPSFTPNSDCGDNVIVINADKLRVTGKKMTEKVYISHSGYPGGQKQRTLREQMNRDSRKAIEHAVKGMLQGNRLGAEQFRNLYVYAGTEHPHEAQQPKVYELKNL, encoded by the coding sequence ATGGACCACCTGAGCTTCAAGACGACCCACGTCAACAAGGCCAACGCCCAGAAAGCCTGGGTTATCATCGACGCCAGCGTGGCCCCGCTGGGCCGCGTGTGCAGCCAAATTGCTAACGTACTGCGTGGCAAGCACAAGCCTTCGTTCACTCCTAACTCTGATTGCGGTGATAACGTGATTGTTATCAACGCCGACAAGCTGCGCGTGACGGGCAAGAAGATGACTGAGAAAGTGTACATCTCGCACTCGGGCTATCCCGGCGGCCAGAAGCAGCGCACTCTGCGCGAGCAGATGAACCGCGACTCGCGCAAAGCCATTGAGCACGCCGTAAAAGGCATGCTGCAAGGCAACCGCCTGGGCGCCGAGCAGTTCCGCAACCTCTACGTATACGCTGGCACCGAGCATCCGCACGAAGCGCAGCAGCCCAAAGTATACGAGCTGAAGAACCTGTAA
- a CDS encoding response regulator transcription factor, producing MATPTSPKSASAKAGAYKILVVDDDPDIVELLEFNLKKEGYLTASAGDGRQALAVAQEFNPDIILLDVMMPHLDGIATCRALREQPKFKDTYILFLTARAEEFSEVAAFEAGADDFLSKPIKPRALLSRLAAIVRRDQDPHAGVEAIDINGLRIDRTAFAVYQDGRKITLPKKEFELLAFLAAAPHKVFSRDELLQNIWGNDVFVLARTVDVHVRKVREKVGDHHIQTIKGVGYKFNAD from the coding sequence GTGGCTACTCCCACCAGTCCAAAGTCAGCATCAGCCAAAGCCGGTGCTTACAAGATTTTAGTAGTTGACGACGACCCCGACATTGTCGAGCTGCTCGAATTCAACCTGAAGAAAGAAGGCTACCTCACCGCCTCGGCCGGCGATGGCCGCCAGGCCCTGGCCGTAGCGCAGGAATTCAACCCCGATATTATCCTGCTCGACGTGATGATGCCGCACCTCGATGGCATTGCCACCTGCCGCGCCCTGCGCGAGCAGCCCAAGTTCAAAGACACTTACATTCTCTTCCTCACGGCCCGCGCCGAAGAGTTTTCGGAAGTAGCCGCCTTCGAGGCCGGCGCCGATGATTTCCTCTCCAAGCCCATCAAGCCCCGGGCGCTGCTGAGCCGGCTAGCCGCCATCGTGCGGCGCGACCAGGACCCGCACGCCGGCGTGGAGGCCATCGACATCAACGGCCTGCGCATCGACCGCACGGCCTTCGCCGTGTACCAGGATGGCCGCAAAATCACCTTGCCCAAGAAAGAGTTTGAGCTGCTGGCTTTCCTGGCCGCCGCACCGCACAAGGTGTTCAGCCGCGACGAGCTGCTGCAAAATATCTGGGGCAACGACGTATTCGTGCTGGCCCGCACCGTGGACGTGCACGTGCGCAAGGTACGCGAAAAAGTGGGCGACCACCACATCCAAACCATTAAGGGTGTGGGTTATAAGTTTAACGCCGACTGA
- a CDS encoding PAS domain-containing sensor histidine kinase, with the protein MAASIDYNPVVYDFLQNSLTDGLWYWNLLLPTEGWVNATFWQTLGYAPDQVPADPAAWRGCIDPAELTTAWHKAEAYVQDPAQGFDLVLRCTHREASPVWLRCRGMALHDDSGRATWLVVALFDVTKEKQKEAYVEEVATHYSSILSNQSVYILKTDPRGNYTYVNDFFYERFGWENDLIGTSSLLSIIEEDWPKCLEVVTHCFRSPHVPHQVILRKLYHDGSIKSNHWEFKGVLGEDGQLKEILCVGYDVTLLLENLHRAQHLLDVTSQQNLRLQNFAYIISHNIRSHSANLTSLVQLLAEAKGKAQKTMFMQMLTTSTEQLADTIVNLNDIVTINNNVNKPKASRALKGEIDKTLEALSVLIRQHHITVEVDVPPTLTVTVVPAYLDSILLNLISNAIKYRATTRPAYVRLWAQAEPGSVVLTVQDNGLGIDLAKYRTKLFGMYKTFHDNEDARGVGLFITKNQVEAMQGTIQLESEVDVGTTFTIQFNEGN; encoded by the coding sequence TTGGCCGCATCAATCGACTACAACCCAGTAGTTTATGATTTCCTGCAAAATTCGCTGACCGATGGCCTCTGGTACTGGAACCTGCTGCTGCCTACGGAGGGGTGGGTAAATGCTACCTTCTGGCAGACTCTGGGCTACGCCCCCGACCAGGTGCCGGCCGACCCCGCCGCCTGGCGGGGCTGCATCGACCCCGCCGAATTAACCACCGCCTGGCACAAGGCCGAGGCCTACGTGCAAGACCCCGCGCAGGGCTTCGACTTGGTGCTGCGCTGCACGCACCGCGAGGCCTCGCCCGTGTGGCTGCGCTGCCGGGGCATGGCGCTGCACGACGATAGTGGCCGGGCCACCTGGCTGGTCGTGGCCCTGTTCGACGTGACGAAGGAAAAGCAAAAAGAAGCTTACGTGGAAGAAGTAGCGACCCACTACAGCTCCATTCTCAGCAATCAGTCGGTCTACATTCTGAAAACCGACCCCCGCGGCAACTATACCTACGTCAACGACTTTTTCTACGAGCGCTTCGGCTGGGAAAACGACCTAATAGGCACGTCCTCGCTACTCAGCATTATTGAGGAAGACTGGCCGAAATGCCTGGAAGTGGTGACGCACTGTTTTCGGTCTCCGCACGTGCCGCACCAGGTGATTTTGCGCAAGCTCTACCACGATGGCTCCATCAAGTCTAATCACTGGGAGTTTAAAGGGGTGCTGGGGGAAGATGGGCAGCTAAAGGAAATCCTGTGCGTTGGCTACGACGTGACCTTGCTGCTGGAAAACCTGCACCGCGCGCAGCATCTGCTCGACGTGACCAGCCAGCAGAATCTGCGGCTCCAAAACTTTGCCTACATCATTTCGCACAACATCCGTTCTCACTCGGCCAATCTGACGTCGCTGGTGCAGCTGCTGGCCGAGGCTAAGGGCAAAGCACAGAAAACGATGTTTATGCAAATGCTGACTACCAGCACCGAGCAGCTGGCCGATACCATCGTTAACCTCAACGATATCGTCACGATTAATAACAACGTCAACAAGCCCAAGGCGTCGCGCGCGCTGAAAGGAGAGATTGACAAAACGCTGGAAGCGCTGAGCGTGCTCATTCGCCAGCATCACATTACGGTAGAGGTAGATGTGCCCCCCACGCTGACCGTGACGGTAGTGCCGGCGTACCTGGACAGTATTTTGCTGAACCTGATTAGCAACGCGATAAAATACCGCGCTACTACCCGGCCCGCCTATGTGCGGCTATGGGCGCAGGCCGAGCCGGGCAGTGTGGTGCTAACGGTGCAGGACAATGGCCTCGGCATCGACCTGGCTAAGTACCGCACCAAGCTCTTCGGTATGTACAAAACGTTTCACGACAACGAAGATGCGCGGGGCGTGGGCCTGTTCATCACCAAAAACCAGGTAGAAGCCATGCAGGGCACTATTCAGTTGGAGAGCGAGGTCGATGTCGGGACCACTTTCACCATCCAGTTCAATGAAGGCAACTAA
- a CDS encoding DUF6624 domain-containing protein, whose product MKYVYAWLLIASIARPVVSQAQVVLYPKLSKTLDSLAYVDQWPMQQIFHQLPDSAGRSLYDVEKSNFARHQPLLEKIVKQYGFPGFKQVGEKSANNFWLLVQHADAHPDFQRQVLQMMLLEVKRKNASPVNYAYLTDRVAINANQPEEYGTQVEYKGLGLGKAVPKSLRDPRNVDKRRAAIGMEPLENYLDMMSKMHEEMNTPHPTNN is encoded by the coding sequence ATGAAGTATGTATATGCGTGGCTACTAATAGCCAGTATTGCGCGCCCGGTGGTCAGTCAGGCCCAAGTGGTGCTGTATCCTAAACTGAGCAAAACGCTGGATAGCTTAGCTTATGTAGACCAATGGCCTATGCAGCAAATATTCCATCAGCTCCCCGACAGTGCTGGGCGGTCATTATATGATGTGGAGAAATCCAACTTTGCCCGCCACCAGCCGTTGCTAGAAAAAATTGTTAAGCAATATGGCTTCCCAGGATTTAAGCAGGTGGGTGAAAAGAGCGCTAATAATTTCTGGTTATTAGTGCAACACGCCGATGCTCATCCTGATTTTCAACGCCAGGTGCTGCAAATGATGTTGCTTGAGGTAAAACGCAAAAACGCCAGCCCAGTAAATTATGCCTACCTGACCGATAGAGTTGCTATCAATGCAAACCAACCGGAGGAGTACGGTACCCAAGTAGAGTACAAAGGATTAGGACTTGGCAAAGCAGTTCCAAAATCGCTACGAGACCCTAGGAACGTAGATAAGCGCCGGGCGGCAATTGGCATGGAGCCGTTAGAAAATTACCTGGATATGATGAGTAAAATGCATGAGGAAATGAATACGCCTCACCCTACCAATAATTAA
- the rpsI gene encoding 30S ribosomal protein S9 produces the protein MAATNTSGRRKTSVARIYMQAGQGNITINNRDMKSYFANELLENIVNQPLAILEQVGQYDIKVNVSGGGIAGQAEAIRLAISKALVSDNAEIKSSLRKEGFMTRDPRMVERKKFGKRKARRSFQFSKR, from the coding sequence ATGGCAGCTACTAACACCTCTGGTAGAAGAAAAACCTCGGTGGCCCGCATCTACATGCAGGCCGGGCAAGGGAATATCACTATCAACAACCGGGACATGAAGTCCTACTTCGCCAACGAACTGTTGGAGAACATCGTGAACCAGCCGCTGGCCATCCTCGAGCAGGTAGGCCAGTACGACATCAAGGTGAACGTGAGCGGCGGCGGCATCGCCGGCCAGGCTGAGGCCATTCGCCTCGCCATCTCGAAAGCCCTGGTAAGCGACAACGCCGAAATCAAGTCGTCGCTTCGCAAGGAAGGCTTCATGACGCGCGACCCCCGCATGGTGGAGCGTAAGAAGTTCGGCAAGCGCAAGGCTCGTCGCTCGTTCCAGTTCTCTAAGCGCTAA
- a CDS encoding response regulator: MKATKLAYVVEDDRITATITKFILEKDLHYRAVQTFGNGQLAFDQLRAALQAGASMPDLILLDLNMPLMDGWEFLDAFSTLPLVQPVRVFILTSSIQPEDMEKARQYQPVIGYFSKPLGKENVQRMQSLLCQAGDEPR; encoded by the coding sequence ATGAAGGCAACTAAGCTGGCCTACGTGGTCGAGGACGACCGCATCACGGCCACCATTACGAAGTTCATCCTTGAGAAGGACCTCCACTACCGCGCCGTTCAGACGTTTGGCAACGGGCAGCTGGCATTTGACCAGCTACGGGCCGCGCTGCAGGCGGGCGCTAGCATGCCCGACCTGATTTTGCTGGACCTGAATATGCCGCTTATGGATGGTTGGGAATTTCTGGATGCTTTCAGCACCCTGCCCCTGGTTCAGCCGGTGCGCGTGTTTATTCTCACTTCTTCCATTCAGCCTGAGGATATGGAAAAAGCTCGGCAGTACCAACCAGTAATCGGCTATTTTTCGAAGCCCCTGGGTAAGGAAAATGTGCAGCGTATGCAATCCTTACTTTGTCAGGCGGGCGACGAGCCGCGTTGA
- a CDS encoding DUF3108 domain-containing protein, whose translation MRRWLLVPLLLLCIAWTQPSGTAEPVRVWPNPSFKAGETIRYKVHYGVLNAAEAVIETSGNLERVADRPCYRATVSGRTTGSFDFFLHVRDQWRSYIDTASVLPLRSSRDIEEGTYRKKEVVDFDQTHDIVNVLQTHTKEPIRYTFKVPNNVQELVSGFYYLRTLNYERMKPGDVIRVGGFFDESTFNLEVAFKGREVVETKAGPIHVLKLVPKMPTNRIFRGEDAIKVYLSDDRNKIPVLFQAELFVGSVKVDMYKYDGLRSRLNLAR comes from the coding sequence ATGCGCCGCTGGCTACTCGTTCCGCTTCTCCTGCTTTGCATTGCCTGGACGCAGCCTAGCGGCACTGCCGAGCCGGTGCGGGTGTGGCCCAACCCCAGCTTCAAGGCCGGCGAAACCATCCGCTATAAGGTGCACTACGGCGTGCTCAACGCCGCCGAGGCCGTTATCGAAACCTCCGGCAACCTGGAGCGCGTGGCCGACCGGCCCTGCTACCGGGCCACCGTGAGCGGCCGCACCACCGGCTCGTTCGACTTCTTTCTGCACGTACGCGACCAGTGGCGCTCCTACATCGATACGGCCAGCGTGCTGCCGCTCCGCTCTTCGCGCGATATTGAGGAAGGCACGTATCGCAAAAAGGAAGTAGTGGATTTTGACCAGACGCACGACATCGTGAACGTGCTCCAGACCCACACCAAAGAGCCCATTCGCTATACCTTCAAGGTGCCCAATAACGTGCAGGAGCTCGTGAGCGGCTTCTATTACCTGCGCACCCTCAATTACGAGCGCATGAAGCCCGGCGATGTTATTCGCGTGGGTGGTTTCTTCGACGAATCGACGTTCAATTTGGAAGTTGCCTTCAAAGGCCGTGAGGTAGTCGAAACCAAAGCCGGCCCCATTCACGTGCTGAAGCTGGTGCCCAAAATGCCGACCAACCGCATTTTTCGGGGCGAAGACGCTATCAAGGTATACCTCTCCGACGACCGCAACAAGATTCCGGTGCTTTTCCAGGCCGAGCTGTTTGTGGGCTCGGTAAAAGTGGATATGTACAAGTACGACGGTCTGAGAAGCCGCCTCAACCTGGCCCGCTAG